One Archangium violaceum genomic window, TGACGGTGGAGAAGCTCTAGGCTCAGGCCAGGCCCAGGGCCGGCCCTCCCCGTGCCGCGCTCCGGGCCATTCCCCCCACGACGAGGTGATGGAAGGGCCGGATGGCGTTGAAGTACACCGGTCCGGTCCAGTTCCGGTAGTGCACCAGCGTCACGACGTGGAAGCGCCTCCGGGTTCCGTCGGTTGGCTCCATGACGACGGCGAGGGTGGCCTCCAGGTGCGAGTCCGTCGCCGCCACCACCCAGACGTGCTCCTCCTCCGCGTGGCGCACCGTGAAGAACGAGGCGGCGCTGCCCGGGGCCATGGGGATGTCTTCCGGGCGCAGGTGCTGGGACTTGGGAATGCCGAGCTGCCTCAGCCCCAGCATCCGGACGAAGAGGCGCCGCACTCCATACAGGGCCGTCACCCAGGCGGGCTGGTACGACAGCAGGCCCGCCAGGAAGGCGCGCAGTGAGGCCTCTGATTCCACCGTCTTCACGTCCACGTGGTCCGCTCCTTTCGCGAAGGGGCGCAGCACCTCGGGTAGTGCCTGGGGCGTTCGGGCCTGGAAGAGGACGCGAAGGCCCAGCGGGAAGAACACCCAGGCTCCGGTCTCGAACATGGGGACCACGCAGAAGAGAGCCACGCCGAGCAGCCCCCAGCCGAAGCTCGCCGGGAGCGGGCGGTTCAGCTCGCGCTCCACCCAGTGGCACAGCGCTCCGATGAGAAGCATGAGCCCGCCTGCGGCCAGGAACCAGAAGGCCGCCGCGCGGGCGCTGGTGTCCTCGCCCACGCTGTTGAACACGCCCGCGTGCACCATTTCCAGCAGCGGCTTCCGGTAGACCACCAGCCCCACGACCTGGTGCAGCGCTCCGGTGAGCATCAGCAACGACCCGTTCGTCACCCGCATGTGCGGCCCCTGTTCTCGTCATCGGATACGGTACCGTATCGCGATACGATACCGTATAGTCCCAGGCCGATGTGGACGCCACCCTGGACGTCGGGGAGGGGGTCCGCCAGACTGCGGCGAACGATGAGACGCCTTTCCGCACGCACACCAGCGCCCACGCCCCTCCGGACGCTCGAGGACATCCGCGAGCAGCGCCGGGGCCCGGGGCTCTCGGCCGAGGACTGGGCGGACGCCGCGCTCTGGAGCCTCGCGGACGGCGTCGAGGCCCTCTCGGTGGAGAAGCTGGCCCGGCGGCTCGGGGTGACGAAGGGAGGCTTCTACTGGCACTTCACGGACCGCGCGGAGTTGCTCCAGGCCGCGCTCGCGCGCTGGGAGCAACTGGCGACCACCCAGGTCATCGCCCGGCTGGACGCACTGACAGATCCCCGGGAGCGGCTGTACCAACTCCTGGCGTTGACGTTCGAGGCGGACCCGCACGGGAAGATCGAGGTCGCCATCGTCGCGGGCGCAGCCGCGGATCCACGCATCCAGCCGGTCCTCGCGCGTGTGTCACAGCGGCGCATGGGCTATCTGGTGACGCTGTACCGGGCGCTTGGCCTGCCGGCTCGCGAGGCGCGCCACTGGGCGCTGCAGGCCTATTCCACGTACGTGGGTCTCCTGCACCTGGCGATCTCCAGCCCGGACACGCTGGGGACGAGCCGCGCCCGCGCCGACTACGTCAAGCACCTCACCCGGGCGCTGATTCCGGCGTGAGCGCCAGAGCCGGCCATGCCGCCATCACCGACAGCATCCCCTACGCGGATGCCGCCGTGCCCAGCCTCAGGTCCTTGTTGAGTCCCGCGTCCCGGCTCACGCGCCAGATCTTCTGGTCCAGGTAGTAGTGGTGGAGGGCGAAGCCCCAGATGAACCCCTCCATCAGGTGTCTCAGCGTGAGCCCCGCCGCCAGCGGAATGTGCCAGTCGAAGCGTCCACAACCCGGGTGCGCGCCGAAGCCACAGCCCAGCCCGCGGTACATCAGCGTGAAGGCCACGCCGCAGACCGCGTAAATGATGAAGCGCTGGCTCACCCTGGGGGCCAGTCCGAACGGAGCCGGGTCCACCCCGGCCGCGTGGTAGCGGTTGCGGTGATAGAACCAGACCACGCCGTGGTACTGCACGTTGTGGAACGCCGTCACCGCCACCGCGAACATGATGAAGTCCATGCGCACGGCCACCGACGGCCAGAACACCACCGCCGTCAGCCCCAGCGCCGCGCCCATCATCAGCAGCTTCGGCCCGTTCACCCGCAGCCCCTCGCGCCTGCGCTGCACCTGCCGGGCCGCGTAGAGCGTCACCAGCGCGAGCACCAGCGCGAAGCACGCCCCCGCCAGCACCGGCTCCCAGGTGGGGGCTCCCGTCAGCCCCAGCCGCTTGCGCGCCACCGGATGTGTCACCGCGAAGGCCACGAAGGGCGCCAGCAGC contains:
- a CDS encoding TetR/AcrR family transcriptional regulator, with the protein product MRRLSARTPAPTPLRTLEDIREQRRGPGLSAEDWADAALWSLADGVEALSVEKLARRLGVTKGGFYWHFTDRAELLQAALARWEQLATTQVIARLDALTDPRERLYQLLALTFEADPHGKIEVAIVAGAAADPRIQPVLARVSQRRMGYLVTLYRALGLPAREARHWALQAYSTYVGLLHLAISSPDTLGTSRARADYVKHLTRALIPA
- a CDS encoding DUF6463 family protein, whose translation is MRVTNGSLLMLTGALHQVVGLVVYRKPLLEMVHAGVFNSVGEDTSARAAAFWFLAAGGLMLLIGALCHWVERELNRPLPASFGWGLLGVALFCVVPMFETGAWVFFPLGLRVLFQARTPQALPEVLRPFAKGADHVDVKTVESEASLRAFLAGLLSYQPAWVTALYGVRRLFVRMLGLRQLGIPKSQHLRPEDIPMAPGSAASFFTVRHAEEEHVWVVAATDSHLEATLAVVMEPTDGTRRRFHVVTLVHYRNWTGPVYFNAIRPFHHLVVGGMARSAARGGPALGLA